The Pseudonocardia broussonetiae DNA segment TGGGCATCTGCCACACCTGCGTCGGGCGCCTGCGCTCGGGCGCCGTCCGTGACCTCAACACCGGCGAGCTGCACGACACCCCGGGCGACCACGTCCGGACCTGCGTGTCGGGTGCCGCCGGTGACGTCGAGATCGAGCTCTAGGAGACATCCTCATGACCATCGCCATCGACAGACCCGTCACGCGCACCACCTCGATGCGCAAGTCCGAGCCGCTCGTCGTCGAGAACCCGCTGCCCAGCCGCATCGCCGGCAGCGTGCCGACCATCGCCCCGAGCGCCGCCGCGCACCTCACGCCCGAGCAGTACGACGCGCTCGCCGTCGAGCTCGACGCGATCCGCGACGAGGTGATCGGCAGCCTCGGCGAGACCGACGCCCGCTACATCCACAACGTCATCAAGCTGCAGCGCGGCCTGGAGATCGCCGGCCGCGGCGCGCTGATCTTCTCGCTCAACCCGGCGGCCTGGGTGGCCGGCACGGCGGCGCTCTCGGTCGCCAAGATCCTCGACAACATGGAGATCGGGCACAACGTCCTCCACGGCCAGTGGGACTGGATGAAGGACCCGAAGATCCACTCCACGACCTGGGAGTGGGACCACGCGTCCACGTCCAAGGCCTGGCAGAAGTCGCACAACTACGAGCACCACACGTTCACCAACGTGCGGGGCAAGGACCGCGACCTCGGCTACGCGGTCATGCGCGTCACGCCCGAACAGCCGTGGCGCCCGATCGACCTGATCCAGCCGCTCACGAACGTCGGCCTCTCGCTGATCTTCGAGTGGGGCATCGCGATCTACGACATCGAGCTCGAGAAGGTCCAGGAGGGCACCAAGCCCTGGGCGCAGGCCAAGCAGGAGCTCAAGGCGCTCTGGCGCAAGACGCGCAAGCAGCTCGCCAAGGACTACGTGCTGTTCCCGCTGCTGTCGGGCCCCGGCTTCGTGTCGACGGCCGTCGCGAACCTGACGGCCAACACCGTCCGCAACCTCTGGTCCCACGCGGTGATCTTCTGCGGGCACTTCCCGGACGGCGTCGAGTCGTTCGAGGAGTCGCGGCTGGAGAACGAGACGCAGGGCGAGTGGTACGTCCGCCAGATGCTCGGCTCGGCCAACCTCACCGGCAGCCCGGCCTTCCACCTGATGACGGGCAACCTGAGCCACCAGATCGAGCACCACCTGTTCCCGGACGTCCCGAGCAACCACTACGCCCGGATCGCCCCGCGGGTGCGCGAGATCTGCGAGCGCTACGGCCTGCCCTACACCGCCGGCCCGCTGCCCAAGCAGTACGCCAAGGTGGTCCGCAAGATCATCCGTTACGCGTTCCCCGGCGGCGGCCCGAAGGCTGCCTGACCCGGAGCGTCGGGCTCGGCGGGTGGCGCGCTGCGCAGCGCCACCGCCAGCTCCAGGCGCGTGAGCGGGTCGTCCAGCGCCCCGTCGAACGTGTCGCGGAGCTGGGCCAGGCGGTAGCGCACGGTCTGCGGGTGCACGTGCAGGGCGCCCGCGGTGGCGGTGACGTCGCCGTGCGCGTCCAGCCACGCCCGCAGCGTCTCCTCGGCGCGGGCCGCGGCCCCGGCGGGGAGGTCCCGGAGCGGGGCGAGCGCGCGGGCGCGCAGGTCGTCGGCCAGTTCCGGCTGGCCCGCGAGCAGCAGCGCGAGCAGGTGCTCGTCGGCGCGCACGAGCCGGTCGGCCGTCGGGCCCAGCCGTCCCGCCGCGTGCAGCGGCCACGCCGTGCGCGCGCGGGCGATCGAGCGGTGCGCCTCCCCGATCTCGACGACCGGCCCGAGCACCGCGCGGCGCTCGCCGGTGCCGGCGCGGACCCGCTCGAGCCACCCCGTCCGGTCGACGACGGGCACCAGCGCCAGACCCACCGGGTCGACGTCCGCGGCCACGGCCGACGGGATCCGCGCGGCCACCTCCACGACGTCGGTGACGGCCAGCGCCGCCAGCCGCGGCGGCAGGGGCCAGCCCGCGGCGGCCGCGGCCCGCTCCACCTCGGCGACGGGTGCGGGCGGCTGCTGGGAGAGCAGCTCGACGAGCGCGTGGCGCCGCGTCTGCAGCGACCCCGCGCGGCTCGACTCCTCCGCCGCCCACCCCGCCACCGATGCCGCCGAGAGCTGCTCGATGTAGGTGAACAGGGCCTCGGCCAGGGCGAAGATGACCTCCGGCGGGAGCTGGCGGGCCGTGGCGCTGCCGCCGAGCCGGCGCCACAGCAGCCGGCTGCCGACCTGGTAGGCCGACTGCAGCGCGGCCAGCGTCCGCCCCTCGCGGTGCTCGAGCTGGCCGAGCGCGCGGTAGACGCGGGTGTCGGTGAGGGCCTCGTCGCGGCCCAGCAGGTCGACGAACTGGCCCAGCGCGACCGACACGCCCTCGGTGATCCGCATGCCGAAGCGGCCGGTCAGCGGGCGGGCGTAGTCGGGCACCTCCGCCCGGACGACCGTGATGATCTCCTCGACGGCCCCGGCCAGCTCGGGCCGCACGGCGGCCCCGACCCAGCTCGGGACGCGCGCCCAGGGACGGTCCACCGGGCTACGACCCGAGGATGGTCGTCACGATCCCGGCGAGGTGGGCGAGGCGGGCCAGCTCCGAGGGCCGGAACGCCGGCCCGCCCGGACGGCCCACGACCAGCGCGTGCGGCGTCGACGGGCCGAAGGGCGCGGCGGCGAGCTCGGTGTCGAGCTCGGTCCAGGGCTGCGGGACCTCGTGCACCGACGGGTCGACGGCGATCGCGCGCTTGAGCGGCAGCCACGGCAGGTCGGCGGCGATCGTCTCGGGTGCCGCGCTGCTCTCCGCGATCCGGTAGGCGCGCGTGCCCTCGCGCGCCGCGACCAGCGCCCAACCGGCCCGGAAGATCCGCGGCACGCCCTCGGCGAGCAGCTGCAGGCCGTGCCCGGGGTCGACGGTGACGGCCTCGATCAGCTCCAGCTCGCGGTGGGTGTCGAGCTTGCCCGAGTGCGGCCGCACCGACTCCACCTGCACGCCCGGCACCGACTCCGCGGCCGTGATGAGGACGTCCGGCGGGCGGCCCGCGGGGAGCTCCACGGCGAGGTCGTCGACGGCGTGCCCGCGCGAGCGCTCGACGACGTCGACGCCCAGGATGTCGGCGCCCGCGTTGCCGAGCGCGGTGGCCACGGCCCCG contains these protein-coding regions:
- a CDS encoding amino acid-binding protein, producing MSFLLRVVLPDKPGSLGAVATALGNAGADILGVDVVERSRGHAVDDLAVELPAGRPPDVLITAAESVPGVQVESVRPHSGKLDTHRELELIEAVTVDPGHGLQLLAEGVPRIFRAGWALVAAREGTRAYRIAESSAAPETIAADLPWLPLKRAIAVDPSVHEVPQPWTELDTELAAAPFGPSTPHALVVGRPGGPAFRPSELARLAHLAGIVTTILGS
- a CDS encoding fatty acid desaturase family protein codes for the protein MTIAIDRPVTRTTSMRKSEPLVVENPLPSRIAGSVPTIAPSAAAHLTPEQYDALAVELDAIRDEVIGSLGETDARYIHNVIKLQRGLEIAGRGALIFSLNPAAWVAGTAALSVAKILDNMEIGHNVLHGQWDWMKDPKIHSTTWEWDHASTSKAWQKSHNYEHHTFTNVRGKDRDLGYAVMRVTPEQPWRPIDLIQPLTNVGLSLIFEWGIAIYDIELEKVQEGTKPWAQAKQELKALWRKTRKQLAKDYVLFPLLSGPGFVSTAVANLTANTVRNLWSHAVIFCGHFPDGVESFEESRLENETQGEWYVRQMLGSANLTGSPAFHLMTGNLSHQIEHHLFPDVPSNHYARIAPRVREICERYGLPYTAGPLPKQYAKVVRKIIRYAFPGGGPKAA
- a CDS encoding PucR family transcriptional regulator — encoded protein: MDRPWARVPSWVGAAVRPELAGAVEEIITVVRAEVPDYARPLTGRFGMRITEGVSVALGQFVDLLGRDEALTDTRVYRALGQLEHREGRTLAALQSAYQVGSRLLWRRLGGSATARQLPPEVIFALAEALFTYIEQLSAASVAGWAAEESSRAGSLQTRRHALVELLSQQPPAPVAEVERAAAAAGWPLPPRLAALAVTDVVEVAARIPSAVAADVDPVGLALVPVVDRTGWLERVRAGTGERRAVLGPVVEIGEAHRSIARARTAWPLHAAGRLGPTADRLVRADEHLLALLLAGQPELADDLRARALAPLRDLPAGAAARAEETLRAWLDAHGDVTATAGALHVHPQTVRYRLAQLRDTFDGALDDPLTRLELAVALRSAPPAEPDAPGQAAFGPPPGNA